The genome window cggcgtcgacctgtaacctcttacagtgtcttagcacgctctggcgaaagattgtacgccgcctctttttatttggactttccctgtttacataacaacatctgtttctaaaggaatggggagtatttAAACAGTCGTTGTTTTCGATCACATTCACACAAACTAAAAAGATGCCTCGGACTTGGGCTAGTActggattcagcttgagcaggtcttcgatgacaatagataacctccCTCCCGTcttctcccatcgtacacaatggaattttccaagcctttgcttggtgcaacaaaaacagcctcttgtctgttcattgggaactcagaacggaatgttttttgataatttacctacaatttttctgacaatatACAGAACGACGTTTGtctgtgaataaaataaaaaataataataaaaataacacttttttttgcactgcaaaaactgaaatctaagtaagatgaaatatctcaaataagggtgatatttgcttattttctgtctgataagataattcttctcactaagcagattttaagttagagtgttttacttgttttaagggttttggtcctaaatgatctcagtgagatattacagcttgttgctgagatttgatgacctatattgagtaaaacatgcttgaaactagaatatcaactgttgcaaagctgtgtcatcaacactcacaagtaataacttcttatttcaagcatgaaaaaaaaatcatgatgccgagcgcatatcattatttatatataaagaatatttatatataaatatatttttcaacatattgagcaaaaaggtctcgttttttcttcctaccaagaaaagtgcacttgttattagtgagaatatacttcttttaaggtattttggggttcattgaggttagctaattttacttgttttggaaagtcttgacaagccgaatttttttgttctattggcagaaaattttgcttagttcaaataaaatacccctcatttttgcattttttttctcttgtttttgaacactgactttttgcagtgtgcaaacAACTGCATGAGCCTATAAAAAGATCAACTTTCTGTAATGAAACATAAATGCACAATCGAGCCATAATGCTGATAAAAGTAGCAACATTGCACTAACCCTTGCTTTCATTCTACTTTCAGAGTTCGCGGTCCTTGTTAAGGCATGAGTTCCCCGCTGACCGAGATCCTCTCGATTCCACGGAATTGCGGcaaaaacaacaagaaaaaaacaacctttgcAGGATTCAGAGCAATCATCAGCTGAAAGAATATTTTTTATACCTTATTTATGAGTTGCCTGCGGACTATTTCTCAACATTAAGCACATCTTTTCAACCTGTTGCTATTCTCACATGTGTTTGATGTTCTGAATCTTGTGCAAGTTGTACACCCATCtgcacttgtttttgttttttttttaaattgaggcaGAGTGAAAAACCAGGAATAAAATACTCTTTTGGTGTAAAAGTCAAACCCTTTTTGGACACTTCTTTGCatttgcatgcacacacacaaacacaaacattcaCTGCATGACTAGAAGTGATGTCACTGCAATGGCAATGGGAATTTGCCAAGGGGTTTTGactatttgactttttttttttttttttttttcctaacggCTTTGGATGGCTCGCATGGCTTGAAGCCAGAAAATTGGCAGACACAAGCAGGGCTCGGCTCCAAGACCCGCGGGACTCCGGGAGACTTGCGACACCTAGAAAACGCTTCCGCATAGTCCAATGAGCGGCCGAGTGGTCTCTCTCGGCTGGTAAAAGTTGACCCCGTCGGTGTTCCCTGACATAATTTCCAGTTTTACTTCAATTTAAACCTCTTTGGTGAACAAAGGGTCAAAGGTcagcaggaaaaaaaaatgttgagcaCTCATCAGTCAAGCTCAAGCCCTATCAAATTTAAACTCCTTTAGGGGGCCAGGGGGGGCTTGTTAGTATTAAAAGTGACAGCTGACAACTTGACTCCCCATCATTCGACACTGCTGCCACCTATGGGTTTGTAATATACTGCAATGTAAAGCtgggatgatttttttttcatgttcttGCATAAATTCCAACATTATATGCAAACAATGTGACCCGAGTCAATCTAAAAGACTAACCATGAATAAGGCTGTGTGTTAAATAAAGTGCACCCACTTCCAATTCGCCCTCCAAGAGCGCCACTATTCTTAGCACAGGGAGGACTTCTTCAAACGCACCTTTTAAGCGTCTTCGTTTGTGAAACTTTAAAAATAGAGCGCTCCCCGGCCTGGgggctggggtgggggggggacaaATGTCGGAAAGCCACCAGCCACCAACCTCCATCATCTCAGCCGGTGTCAATTATCCAATTCCTGGGATTTCGACTGGGGCGAAACTATAAAAGGTCACCGGCGGCGCCCGGGCGACCACTGCAGTCGACTCCCCGACTCCTGTCCCGCATCATCCGTAAGCCTCCTAAACAAAGCCCCCCTGTCAGAGGTGAGTTTGATTCACGGAAGATGGAGAAAAGAGGAGAAATGTGTATTTGTTGTAGAGCATATACCGTAAAAGTCGGGGGgaagcaaaaagtcagtgtttaaaaacaagaagaaaaaaaatacaagaattagGGGTatcttatttgaactaagcaaaattatctgccaatagaacaagaaaatttggcttgtcaagtttttccaaaacaagaaaaattagctaacctcaatgaacccaaaaataccttaaaataagtatattctcactaataataagtgcacttttcttggtagaaaaaaaagagacctttttgctcaatatgttgaaaaatattcttaaatgaagtaaatgctagtgccattatcttgacataatgatatgcgctcggcattacatttcttgaaacttatactaaaaactaatttattgttcttaatggaaaggcaacaaggcaaccgcttgttactctcggggtctcctaggcaaatcatatggtctaaaagtgcatttttccatcgataacatgacatcatcacgtcaagtttgtgctctttcagtcaattagtgtgcgaggaatatatatatatatatatatatatatatatatatatatatctttaattgtagttttgaagaattcatatgaatgtgcatgaactatttctgttcaaaattgttaaaaatgttaaatgtttaaatattaactgtcaggttactgtactgtgccgactgtactactatatgagtacctattttctattgtttcattgaaaataaaacagcaaagtccatccgtTTTAATTGGGAGACAACATTGTGTCAAAGTCacgattgttttttttcatgcttgaaataagaaattgttactttaaaaaagtagttttatacttgcgagtgttgatgacacagctttgcaacagttgatattctcgtttcaagcatgttttactcaatataggtcatcaaatctcagcaacaagctgtaatatcttactgaggtcatttaggagcaaaacacgtaaaacaagtaaaacactctgacatgaaatctgcttagttagaagaattatcttatcagacagaaaataagcaaatatcacccttatttgagatatttaatcttacttagatttcagtttttgcagtgtgctggaAGGATCGGCGTCAGCTGCTTGAAGAAGACTTGGAGCTCTTGTCACCTATAAAGTTACATGCTCACAAGGGACCTTTGACTAAAATAGCTTTTAACTCGCCGTTTTTGGGGAGTTCCTTCTAATCAGGGATGGCTAAAAATGCAAGatacgataattaaaaaaaagcttatTTTTCAATCCAGCAGATCAAAATGGCCTTCTCAAATTTACTCCACGATGCTGAGGTCACTAAAGCCCTGGACGCATGCAAAGGTGatactcatcacaattaaaaaaaattgctccTCACCCCGAAACGTGTCGCTGTAACATTGGCGTCTTTTTGAATGAAGCTGCCGGATCGTTCGACCACAAGAAATTCTTCAGCGCCTGCGGCCTGGCCCACAAGTCCATCGACGACTTGAAGAAGGCTTTCGCCATCATCGATCAGGACCACAGCGGCTACATTGAGGAGGAGGAGCTCAAGTAAGAACACGCAGCAGCATTCAGCctgcaggaagaaaaaaaaaaaacactgtttagTGATATATTATCTTTCAAATagataataaagtacatacagAATTTGTGTTATACTTAATATAGTGCCCATAGctcttaaaaaacattttatgttaAAGCAGCATGGTTTTTTTTTGGCATATTTATGACCCTTGGTCATTATTTTGTTGCCCAATATGGTGAGATGAGGtacatttgtgtattttttttaattaaataaaagagAATTatcaatacataaaaaataattagaaGCAAACttaatgaataataaaaatatataaatgaaaaaaaaaaatataataaaaatgattTATAAACATTTTTGATAATTATCTATAAAAAGATAATAGTCTTGAGGTAAATAATTAAGTATAACCAGTTTTATAGATTATTAGATCATATTAAATAAcacattaaaattaattaaatcaaaACTGTTACTTTTGATGAAGATGttgagtaaataaatatatatatatatatatatatatatatatatatatatatatatatatatatatatatatatatatatatatatatatatatatatatatatatataataaatataagtgtatacaataataaaacattattaataaacatgtttaataattATCTATAAAAAGATAATAGTCTTGAGGTAAATATTTAAGTATAACTAGTATTAgttttattatatacattattaaataatattaaacaacacattaaaattaattaaatcaaaACTGTTACttttgatgaggatgatgagtaaatatacatatatatatatatatatatatatatatatatacataaaataaatataagtgtatacaataataaaaaaatattaatacacaTGTTTAATAATTATCTATAAAAAGATAATAGTCTTGAGGAAAATAATTAAGTATAACTAGTATTAGTTTTATagattattaaataatattaaagaacacattaaaatgaattaaatcaAAACTGTTACTTTTGATAAGGatgttgagtatatatatatatatatatatatatatatatatatatatatatatatatatatatatatatatatatatataaaatgaatattagtgtatacaatttttttttttaaatacacatgtTTAATAATTATCTATAAAAAGATAATAGTCCTGAGGTAAATAAGTAAGTATAACTAGTATTAGTTTTAAagattattaaataatattaaataacacATTCAAATTAGTTAAATCAAAACTGTTACTTTTGATGaggatgttgagtaaaaaaaaaaaaaaaaaaaaaaaaaaaaaaaaaatatatatatatatatatatatatatatatatatatatatataatacatataagtGTATACAATAACAAATATATCTAACAAAATGTAATTATGTAAAAAAGTAACATTCTatcaaatatttaatataataatattaataataataataataatagtaatttaaGTTTCATATCGTAAACTTGTTTATAGTTACAATGATCAAATTTAATGTGAAGTTGAATAAATAATAGCAACACAATGAatgaaagcaaatacaaatactAAACATTAGGTTTAATAAAAGACATATTGTACAGTGATTTTATTGAAAGCATGTATTAAAGCTGAATGGTTGAGTAAATcagataaaatacaattaaattaaatcaagatTATTCCAATTAATACATTCAAAATTTTTTATTAAACTTAACTACACTTAAGGGATGACaacataataattaaaataaaaaaggtcAATTTGAAGGCGAGGTTGAGGTCAAAAAGTTAATTGGCCTGTGTGTATCCACAGACTGTTCCTGCAGAACTTCAAGTCAGGTGCACGCACCCTGAACGACGCCGAGACCAAGATTTTCCTCAAGGCCGGCGACACCGACGGAGATGGCAAGATTGGCGTTGATGGTACGAGCGGCTTAAGCATTCTTGGAAAGGTGCAGAAAACACATGCAAACACTTGCAATAAGACGTCTCTATGTCCATCCACAGAGTTCACCACCTTGGTCAAGGCATAAACCGGGGCAACTGACCAACAAGACCTGCTCTGATGGAACAACAACACCCACGTCCAACCTCCCTCCCCTTTTCATCTGAATAGAAATCATTTTTATACATTTGCCGAAGAGACATTTCCTCCTACGCAACACGCTGtccagaaaaaaagaaaagaaagaaatggTTGTGTTCATGTCTTAAATATTCATTTTTGCTTTCTGTCAAATCTATGCACTTTCCAGGAACATAACGGTGGAAAAGAATAAATATTCTTTTGGCTGCGGTCTTATTGGAGGTTTACCACGTGTCTTTTCAAGTATGTGAACATCTGAAAAGCGCTTAATAAAAGGTGTGGACAGGAAATGTGTTATTATGCTGATATCATCATGTCTACCAAAAGGGAAACCTCACCCAACACACCCGGTACGAGCCACTAGATGGTGGTGTCCGTTAAACTGGAAGTGACAAAAAGTCATCTGACAATAAAACCACAAGTATTCTGACACTTGATTCCACCACTTGAAACATACCAGACAGTTAAGTCATAAGACAAGAAGTCCTAGCCTATATATAGCaactacagtcacgatcaaaagtgtacatacacttgtaaagaacataatgtcatgactgtgttgagtttccaatcatttctacaactcttattattttgtgatagagtgattggagcacatacttgttggtcacaaaaaaacattcacgaagtttggttcttttatgaatttattatgggtctactgaaaatgttgggtcaaaagtatacatacagcatacttgccaaccttgagacctccgatttcggcgtggttgggggcgtggttaagagatatatatatatataagaaatacttgactttcagtgaattctagctatatatatatatatatatatatatatatatattattacatatatatatatatatatatatatatatatatatatatatatatatatatatatgtatacatatatatatatatataaataaataaaataaatacttgaatttcagtgttcatttatttacacatttacacatacataacactcatctactcattgttgagttaagggttgaattgtccatccttgttctattctctgtcactatttcaatacacacacattatacaaatatacattgtaaaatcaataagaaaacgggagctctaatttgggagtctgaattaggatcagaagttcctatataaacattgcgcactcacgtcgcctttttgtattgcttactgcagctgtgcactggattcattcaccaatacaaactacaactcacaaacactttagagttaggctccaccatcagaatgagtacttaaacttataaagatcacatggatattattcagtgagttgattcaccaaaactaacctgttatacaggaggaaaaagcacacaggacgtttcaattgttcacagactggtcgcgctcatcagaatgatgacacttccggtctgcaggtgatagcattcaattgggaagaaacgccctactgccccctactgaccaatgtgaatactgataaatgtgtaatgacagctccaaaaacgaattcaaaccacaaaataaaataaataaatcaacactaaaatgtgacacattatgggtgggtcacatatgcatgtacagtagatggcagtattgtcctgtttaaaagtgtcacaaaattgctgtttacggcagacgaactgctttacgggggacgaaaacttgactgctgttgttgtgtgttgttaccgcgctgggaggacgttaatgaaactgcctaacaataaacccacataagaaaccaagaactcgccctcgatcattagctgtttatatggtgggaaagcgggcgtgagaacaggctgtcaacacgtcactcaggtccgcatggagctggagggggcgtggcctccagctccgcctgaatttcgggagattttcgggagaaaatttgtcccgggaggttttcgggagaggcgctgaatttcgggagtctcccggaaaatccgggagggttggcaagtatgacatacagcAATGTATATCCGAatgtgacatgacaatcaacaatgtccccacaaagaaggataaaaacaactgaaatattcttgattgctaaaacaaagtagatgcgggaaatatcgctcaaaggaagacatgaaactgctacaggaaaataccaaaaaaagacaaaaagccaccaaaataggagcgcaagacaagaagtaaaacactactgtcggaggcagatatttacatatatccgaatttaagtgttacttctttttatttcataatcatattacaaaacagctagtgtttttcttccaattgtggtcttttggttgtctgcaaaactgtgtgcttaaccttgaatgaggaatgttagagagaaagagagataatggacatttgttttggctagagagacatgactgccagggacttaagaggggagagggtttttcggggggcagaccatcttggcggcgcgatagaatgttctatgctggactggtctcaatgtatatatgcaaagctttgcaaatatattacaaaatacctattctgtctctggtggtttttctactcagctttaagtgtcagaaagagcttgggagcgacttgtgacttgaattccctgggaggaacaactggtccaaaacgcaacactacacacaggaaaacagcaacaaagtccaaataagtcagggtgtgatgtgacaggtggtgacagtacacctactttgagacaagagctatagtgatgcatgcttggttatgctttaaagtcatatccaacaattgcgacgatgactttttactgtcaactgagtttcgttttttaatgatttctgttggtggtgtgcctctggattttgtcaacggaaaaaatgtgccttggctcaaaaaaggttgaaaaacactggcttacagGACCTTGGACAGAAGCAATGACCTACATAACCAAAACAAGTGTATGAGGGGAATAAAGCGCATGGCAAGTAGAGAGCAGTGAGGACCTGCAGGCAGCATTAGCAAatgtaaatgaataaataaatgatcgGCGGTAACAGAATAGTCTGCAAAGGTATCAGCTTGGCACATGACATCATGCACCGGCTGTGGGTTAAGTCCAACTTGTCGATCCGATGTCCAAGCTCTtcttttttcacacacacagtcGGACGATTGAGTTTCTCTTTAGCGTCTGCAAAGAAATAAAAGCACTGAGATCTTGTTGAGGGGCCCCCGTTGTCAAGTTGGCATTAATTCCTTCCAATGTCTTTTCAAAACCACTGGAATCATATCCAGTTACTCTGGCCCGGGCGACTTATTATTGGGCCTTTCGCGTTCAATACGGAAAGTCAGTTGCAAAATGAATAGATATAAATAATGCTTGCAGGACGGTTTTGTTTTTTCTAATTCGTCAATGGGGCAGTTATGACTCCGCCTTATTAACCACAAGTGGCCATTTTttcctttggtcaaaatgtgagccatatcagaatcagaatcagaatcaggtttATTTGGCCAAGTATACttgcatacagtcgtggtcaaaagttgacatacacttgtaaaggacataatgtcatggctgtcttgagtttccaatcattttttacaactttttttgtgatagagtgattggagcacatacttgttggtcacaaaaaaacattcatgaagtttgcttcttttatgaatttattatgggtctactgaaaatgttgggtcaaaagtatacatgcagGCAAATGTGGCACTGGGTGGATCTGTCTCGAAGGACTTCCCAGTCAGCAATGGAGTGAAGCAGGGCTGTGTTCTAGCACCAACCCTGTTCTCACTCTACCTATCAGCCATGCTTGAGGTTGCTTTCAAGGACACATCAAAGGGGGTCTACATCCGGACAAGAACAGATGCAGATTTGTTCAAGGTTGCTCACCTTCGAGCAAAGAGCAAGACAACAGTAAAGGTTGTGAGAGAATTGCTGTTTGCGGACGACAGTGCTATAGTTGCGCACAATGTAGAAGACATACAAGATCTTGTGAACAAGTTTGCAGCAACAGCTAGTCAGTTCAGTCTCAAAATAAACATCAAGAAGACGAAATGCTTGTACCAGCCACCCAAGTATGAGCCCACATCCTCCCTACCAGGGGAGGTCTGTGTCATTGGAGACCCACTTTTGCAATGCCGgacattcaagtacctcggaagcACAGTGACAGAAAATGCCAAGCTTGATGATGAGATCAAACTGAGGATGGGGAGAGCGAGTGCTG of Nerophis lumbriciformis linkage group LG22, RoL_Nlum_v2.1, whole genome shotgun sequence contains these proteins:
- the LOC133615102 gene encoding parvalbumin beta-like, which gives rise to MAFSNLLHDAEVTKALDACKAAGSFDHKKFFSACGLAHKSIDDLKKAFAIIDQDHSGYIEEEELKLFLQNFKSGARTLNDAETKIFLKAGDTDGDGKIGVDEFTTLVKA